In one Grus americana isolate bGruAme1 chromosome 1, bGruAme1.mat, whole genome shotgun sequence genomic region, the following are encoded:
- the LOC129212283 gene encoding erythroblast NAD(P)(+)--arginine ADP-ribosyltransferase-like isoform X2 codes for MEHLVLGLVLLSGTLAATSPRHQRDLDPVKKVALDMAPSSFDDQYQGCSRMMEEELEELNRTEFTNNRVYKEAWSQATAEWRRRWGRVPQRQAVRPDQQVALLAYTLQGPLHREFNAAVRVAGHSREEYLNTFHFKVLHFLLSEALRILRDTRPQKCHNVYRGVDIRFTARQRQSIRFGQFTSTSLRNDSTQHFGQDTFFSVETCYGVLIRNFSFFPMEEEVLIPPFEIFEVTNVARNGDRAFIQLRSQGASSTYNCEWVKEKRCKNQTCVFSAGRSVQGDPPRLWGFLLAAAALAAAVGS; via the exons atGGAGCATCTGGTGCTGGGCTTGGTGCTGCTGTCCGGGACCCTGGCTGCTACCAGCCCCCGGCACCAGCGAGACCTCGACCCTGTCAAGAAGGTGGCACTGGACATGGCCCCCAGCTCCTTCGATGACCAGTACCAGGGCTGCAGCCGCAtgatggaggaggagctggaggagctcaACCGCACCGAGTTCACAAACAACAGAGTCTACAAGGAGGCCTGGAGCCAAGCCACTGCTGAATGGCGGAGACGGTGGGGCCGCGTCCCCCAGCGGCAGGCAGTGCGGCCGGACCAGCAGGTCGCCCTGCTGGCATACACCCTGCAGGGCCCCTTGCACCGGGAGTTCAACGCAGCCGTGCGTGTGGCCGGGCACTCCCGCGAGGAATACCTGAACACCTTCCACTTCAAGGTGCTGCATTTCCTCCTGAGCGAGGCCCTGCGTATCCTGCGGGACACCAGGCCCCAAAAATGCCACAACGTCTACCGGGGTGTAGACATCCGCTTCACTGCCCGGCAGCGCCAATCCATCCGCTTCGGACAGTTCACCTCCACCTCCCTACGGAACGACAGCACCCAGCACTTCGGTCAGGACACCTTCTTCTCGGTGGAGACCTGCTATGGTGTCCTCATCAGGAacttctccttcttccccatgGAGGAGGAGGTCCTCATCCCGCCTTTTGAGATCTTCGAGGTCACCAATGTTGCCCGCAACGGGGACAGAGCCTTCATCCAGCTCCGCTCCCAGGGCGCAAGCAGCACCTACAACTGCGAGTGGGTGAAAG AGAAGAGATGCAAGAACCAGACGTGCGTCTTCAGCGCAG GCAGGAGCGTCcagggggaccccccccgcctCTGGGGGTTCCTCCTGGCAGCCGCGGCCCTGGCAGCCGCCGTGGGATCCTGA
- the IL18BP gene encoding interleukin-18-binding protein produces MAVLCPAWTPGSPAQLLLPLLCWALASCRTGAMALQPPSITVLQTLSEPPRLGESVTVWCEAVSSLPELTLLYWLGNGSFVEKLHPDGAVHEGTVLEEPRGSRVALRRDLHIDCFGIQHLHTNFTCVVLSPLGVNTREVRWLHPAPARAPVESGGLG; encoded by the exons atggctgtgctgtgccccGCCT GGACCCCGGggtcccctgcccagctcctcctgcccctgctctgctgggcccTGGCCTCCTGCCGCACCG GTGCCatggccctgcagccccccagcatcACTGTCCTGCAGACGCTGTCAGAGCCCCCCCGCCTGG GCGAGAGCGTGACGGTGTGGTGCGAGGCGGTGAGCAGCCTCCCCGAGCTCACGCTGCTCTACTGGCTGGGGAACGGCTCCTTCGTGGAGAAGCTGCACCCGGACGGGGCCGTGCACGAGGGGACGGTGCT AGAGGAGCCGCGGGGCTCACGGGTGGCCCTGCGCCGTGACCTGCACATCGACTGCTTCGGCATCCAGCACCTGCACACCAACTTCacctgcgtggtgctcagcccTCTCGGTGTCAACACCAGGGAGGTGCGGTGGCTGCACCCGGCACCGGCACGGGCCCCTGTGGAGAGCGGGGGGCTGGGCTGA
- the LOC129212283 gene encoding erythroblast NAD(P)(+)--arginine ADP-ribosyltransferase-like isoform X3 — translation MEHLVLGLVLLSGTLDTARPQHCPDLNPVKKVALDMAPSSFDDQYQGCSRMMEKELQELNRTEFTDKDYAKAWKEAAAKWQSKQDHISQVPALRPEHVVALLAYTWECNLYRKFNAAVRVAGRSREEYLKSFNFKVLHFLLSEALRILRDAQPQKCHHVYRGVQGTRFTAQQHQTIRFGQFTSTSLREDEALNFGKDTFFSVETCYGVLIRNFSLFPTEEEVLIPPFEIFNVTKITHNGDRAFIQLRSQGASSTYNCEWVKEKRSKTMACVFSAGRSVQGDPPRLWGFLLAAAALAAAVGS, via the exons ATGGAGCATCTGGTGCTGGGCTTGGTGCTGCTGTCCGGGACCCTGGACACTGCCagaccccagcactgcccagacCTCAACCCTGTCAAGAAGGTGGCACTGGACATGGCCCCCAGCTCCTTCGATGACCAGTACCAGGGCTGCAGCCGCATGAtggagaaggagctgcaggagctcaACCGCACCGAGTTCACCGACAAGGACTATGccaaggcctggaaggaagcTGCTGCTAAGTGGCAGAGCAAGCAGGACCACATCTCCCAGGTGCCAGCGCTGCGGCCAGAGCATGTGGTCGCCCTGCTGGCATACACCTGGGAATGCAACCTGTACCGAAAGTTCAACGCAGCCGTGCGTGTGGCCGGGCGCTCCCGCGAGGAATACCTGAAAAGCTTCAACTTCAAGGTGCTGCATTTCCTCCTGAGCGAGGCCCTGCGTATCCTGCGGGATGCCCAGCCCCAAAAATGCCACCACGTCTACCGGGGTGTCCAGGGTACCCGCTTCACCGCCCAGCAGCACCAAACCATCCGCTTTGGCCAGTTCACCTCCACCTCCCTACGGGAAGACGAAGCCTTGAATTTCGGCAAGGACACCTTCTTCTCGGTGGAGACCTGCTATGGTGTCCTCATCAGGAACTTCTCCTTATTCCCCACGGAGGAGGAGGTCCTCATCCCACCTTTTGAGATCTTCAATGTCACCAAAATCACCCACAATGGGGACAGAGCCTTCATCCAGCTCCGCTCCCAGGGCGCAAGCAGCACCTACAACTGCGAGTGGGTGAAAG AGAAAAGATCCAAGACCATGGCGTGCGTCTTCAGCGCAG GCAGGAGCGTCcagggggaccccccccgcctCTGGGGGTTCCTCCTGGCAGCCGCGGCCCTGGCAGCCGCCGTGGGATCCTGA
- the LOC129212283 gene encoding erythroblast NAD(P)(+)--arginine ADP-ribosyltransferase-like isoform X1, producing MEHLVLGLVLLSGTLAATSPRHQRDLDPVKKVALDMAPSSFDDQYQGCSRMMEEELEELNRTEFTNNRVYKEAWSQATAEWRRRWGRVPQRQAVRPDQQVALLAYTLQGPLHREFNAAVRVAGHSREEYLNTFHFKVLHFLLSEALRILRDTRPQKCHNVYRGVDIRFTARQRQSIRFGQFTSTSLRNDSTQHFGQDTFFSVETCYGVLIRNFSFFPMEEEVLIPPFEIFEVTNVARNGDRAFIQLRSQGASSTYNCEWVKEKRCKNQTCVFSAGRSVQGDPPRLWGFLLAAAALAATAGS from the exons atGGAGCATCTGGTGCTGGGCTTGGTGCTGCTGTCCGGGACCCTGGCTGCTACCAGCCCCCGGCACCAGCGAGACCTCGACCCTGTCAAGAAGGTGGCACTGGACATGGCCCCCAGCTCCTTCGATGACCAGTACCAGGGCTGCAGCCGCAtgatggaggaggagctggaggagctcaACCGCACCGAGTTCACAAACAACAGAGTCTACAAGGAGGCCTGGAGCCAAGCCACTGCTGAATGGCGGAGACGGTGGGGCCGCGTCCCCCAGCGGCAGGCAGTGCGGCCGGACCAGCAGGTCGCCCTGCTGGCATACACCCTGCAGGGCCCCTTGCACCGGGAGTTCAACGCAGCCGTGCGTGTGGCCGGGCACTCCCGCGAGGAATACCTGAACACCTTCCACTTCAAGGTGCTGCATTTCCTCCTGAGCGAGGCCCTGCGTATCCTGCGGGACACCAGGCCCCAAAAATGCCACAACGTCTACCGGGGTGTAGACATCCGCTTCACTGCCCGGCAGCGCCAATCCATCCGCTTCGGACAGTTCACCTCCACCTCCCTACGGAACGACAGCACCCAGCACTTCGGTCAGGACACCTTCTTCTCGGTGGAGACCTGCTATGGTGTCCTCATCAGGAacttctccttcttccccatgGAGGAGGAGGTCCTCATCCCGCCTTTTGAGATCTTCGAGGTCACCAATGTTGCCCGCAACGGGGACAGAGCCTTCATCCAGCTCCGCTCCCAGGGCGCAAGCAGCACCTACAACTGCGAGTGGGTGAAAG AGAAGAGATGCAAGAACCAGACGTGCGTCTTCAGCGCAG GCAGGAGCGTCcagggggaccccccccgcctCTGGGGGTTCCTCCTGGCAGCCGCGGCCCTGGCAGCCACCGCAGGATCCTGA
- the LOC129212301 gene encoding erythroblast NAD(P)(+)--arginine ADP-ribosyltransferase-like, producing MEHLVLGLVLLSGTLDTARPQHCPDLNPVKKVALDMAPSSFDDQYQGCSRMMEKELQELNRTEFTDKDYAKAWKEAAAKWQSKQHHISQVPALRPEHVVALLAYTWECNLYRKFNAAVRVAGRSREEYLKSFNFKVLHFLLSEALRILRDAQPQKCHHVYRGVQGTRFTAQQHQTIRFGQFTSTSLREDEALNFGKDTFFSVETCYGVLIRNFSLFPTEEEVLIPPFEIFNVTKITHNGDRAFIQLRSQGASSTYNCEWVKEKRSKTMACVFSAGRSVQGDPPRLWGFLLAAAALAAVVGS from the exons ATGGAGCATCTGGTGCTGGGCTTGGTGCTGCTGTCCGGGACCCTGGACACTGCCagaccccagcactgcccagacCTCAACCCTGTCAAGAAGGTGGCACTGGACATGGCCCCCAGCTCCTTCGATGACCAGTACCAGGGCTGCAGCCGCATGAtggagaaggagctgcaggagctcaACCGCACCGAGTTCACCGACAAGGACTATGccaaggcctggaaggaagcTGCTGCTAAGTGGCAGAGCAAGCAGCACCACATCTCCCAGGTGCCAGCGCTGCGGCCAGAGCATGTGGTCGCCCTGCTGGCATACACCTGGGAATGCAACCTGTACCGAAAGTTCAACGCAGCCGTGCGTGTGGCCGGGCGCTCCCGCGAGGAATACCTGAAAAGCTTCAACTTCAAGGTGCTGCATTTCCTCCTGAGCGAGGCCCTGCGTATCCTGCGGGACGCCCAGCCCCAAAAATGCCACCACGTCTACCGGGGTGTCCAGGGTACCCGCTTCACCGCCCAGCAGCACCAAACCATCCGCTTTGGCCAGTTCACCTCCACCTCCCTACGGGAAGACGAAGCCTTGAATTTCGGCAAGGACACCTTCTTCTCGGTGGAGACCTGCTATGGTGTCCTCATCAGGAACTTCTCCTTATTCCCCACGGAGGAGGAGGTCCTCATCCCACCTTTTGAGATCTTCAATGTCACCAAAATCACCCACAATGGGGACAGAGCCTTCATCCAGCTCCGCTCCCAGGGCGCAAGCAGCACCTACAACTGCGAGTGGGTGAAAG AGAAAAGATCCAAGACCATGGCGTGCGTCTTCAGCGCAG GCAGGAGCGTCcagggggaccccccccgcctCTGGGGGTTCCTCTTGGCAGCCGCGGCCCTGGCAGCCGTCGTGGGATCCTGA
- the LOC129212274 gene encoding erythroblast NAD(P)(+)--arginine ADP-ribosyltransferase-like: MEHLVLGLVLLSGTLAATSPRHQRDLDPVKKVALDMAPSSFDDQYQGCSRMMEKELEELNRTEFTNNRVYKEAWSQATAEWRRRWGRVPQRQAVRPDQQVALLAYTLQGPLHREFNAAVRVAGRSREEYLNTFHFKVLHFLLSEALRILRDTRPQKCHNVYRGVDIRFTARQRQSIRFGQFTSTSLRNDSTQHFGQDTFFSVETCYGVLIRNFSFFPMEEEVLIPPFEIFEVTNVARNGDRAFIQLRSQGASSTYNCEWVKEKRCKNQTCVFSAGRSVQGDPPRLWGFLLAAAALAAAAGS; this comes from the exons GAAGGTGGCACTGGACATGGCCCCCAGCTCCTTCGATGACCAGTACCAGGGCTGCAGCCGCAtgatggagaaggagctggaggagctcaACCGCACCGAGTTCACAAACAACAGAGTCTACAAGGAGGCCTGGAGCCAAGCCACTGCTGAATGGCGGAGACGGTGGGGCCGCGTCCCCCAGCGGCAGGCAGTGCGGCCGGACCAGCAGGTCGCCCTGCTGGCATACACCCTGCAGGGCCCCTTGCACCGGGAGTTCAACGCAGCCGTGCGTGTGGCCGGGCGCTCCCGCGAGGAATACCTGAACACCTTCCATTTCAAGGTGCTGCATTTCCTCCTGAGCGAGGCCCTGCGTATCCTGCGGGACACCAGGCCCCAAAAATGCCACAACGTCTACCGGGGTGTAGACATCCGCTTCACTGCCCGGCAGCGCCAATCCATCCGCTTCGGACAGTTCACCTCCACCTCCCTACGGAACGACAGCACCCAGCACTTCGGTCAGGACACCTTCTTCTCGGTGGAGACCTGCTATGGTGTCCTCATCAGGAacttctccttcttccccatgGAGGAGGAGGTCCTCATCCCGCCTTTTGAGATCTTCGAGGTCACCAATGTTGCCCGCAACGGGGACAGAGCCTTCATCCAGCTCCGCTCCCAGGGCGCAAGCAGCACCTACAACTGCGAGTGGGTGAAAG AGAAGAGATGCAAGAACCAGACGTGCGTCTTCAGCGCAG GCAGGAGCGTCcagggggaccccccccgcctCTGGGGGTTCCTCCTGGCAGCCGCGGCCCTGGCAGCCGCCGCAGGATCCTGA